One stretch of Candidatus Thioglobus sp. DNA includes these proteins:
- a CDS encoding DNA alkylation repair protein produces MSAKEVIVQLQSFANLERKKINERFFKTGPGQYSEHDQFIGVRVPQIRLIAKQHFKRIEFSEIDQLIIHPIHEVRFCALIILMNLYQTNNQEIVFNYYLENISSVNNWDLVDTTVPAIIGDYLLNHSTKTALLFKWANSDDLWKRRIAIVATFAFIRQNQFKLTLSISKILLKDKEDLIHKAVGWMLREVYKKDLNICTAFLRENYVQLPRTTLRYAIERMPEIDRKAYLKGTF; encoded by the coding sequence ATGAGTGCCAAAGAAGTAATAGTACAACTTCAATCTTTCGCGAACCTGGAACGTAAGAAAATCAATGAAAGATTTTTTAAAACAGGTCCTGGGCAGTATTCAGAGCATGACCAATTTATAGGTGTTCGAGTTCCGCAAATTCGCCTTATTGCAAAACAACATTTCAAGCGAATTGAATTTAGTGAAATTGATCAATTGATCATTCACCCTATTCATGAAGTACGTTTTTGCGCACTGATTATATTAATGAATCTGTATCAAACAAATAATCAAGAAATCGTTTTTAACTATTATTTAGAAAATATTAGCTCTGTTAATAATTGGGATTTGGTTGACACTACTGTGCCTGCTATTATTGGCGATTACTTGCTTAATCACTCAACAAAAACTGCACTTCTTTTTAAATGGGCTAACTCAGATGATTTATGGAAAAGACGGATTGCTATTGTCGCTACGTTTGCTTTTATTAGACAAAATCAATTTAAACTTACTTTGTCTATCAGCAAAATACTACTAAAAGACAAAGAAGATTTAATACATAAAGCGGTTGGCTGGATGTTAAGAGAAGTTTATAAAAAAGACTTAAACATTTGCACAGCCTTCTTAAGAGAAAACTATGTACAACTACCCAGAACTACTTTAAGATATGCGATTGAACGCATGCCTGAGATCGATAGAAAAGCTTATTTAAAAGGA
- the msrA gene encoding peptide-methionine (S)-S-oxide reductase MsrA: protein MQTAYFAGGCFWCVEAVFQRIQGVLSVESGYCNGLTQNPTYADICTGSSGHAEVVKINFDESRVNFEQLLVVFFATHNATTLNQQGNDRGTQYRSGVFYTNDAHKNLANAYIQTLGDNIVTEVSALDVFYPAEAYHQNYFNNNSNQPYCQLLIAPKLDKYFNQNTKEDNNE from the coding sequence ATGCAAACAGCTTATTTTGCCGGCGGATGTTTTTGGTGTGTTGAAGCCGTCTTTCAACGAATTCAAGGTGTGTTAAGTGTTGAGTCTGGATATTGTAACGGCTTAACCCAAAACCCAACCTATGCAGATATATGTACTGGGTCATCGGGACATGCTGAAGTGGTCAAAATTAATTTTGATGAATCTCGAGTAAACTTTGAGCAATTACTTGTTGTCTTTTTTGCAACGCACAACGCGACTACACTAAATCAACAGGGTAATGACAGAGGTACGCAATATCGCTCTGGCGTTTTCTACACTAATGATGCACACAAAAATCTAGCCAATGCTTACATCCAAACCCTGGGTGATAATATTGTGACTGAAGTCAGTGCGCTGGATGTATTTTATCCAGCAGAAGCATATCATCAAAACTACTTTAATAACAACTCTAATCAGCCTTATTGCCAATTATTAATTGCACCAAAGCTTGACAAATACTTTAATCAAAATACGAAAGAAGATAATAATGAATGA
- the moeB gene encoding molybdopterin-synthase adenylyltransferase MoeB, with translation MNDQELLRYSRQIMLPQVGIEGQQCLLDSTMLLIGLGGLGSPSALYLAAAGVGHIIIADFDKVELSNLQRQVVHHTQDIDEYKVDSAQNKMLAINPNIKVTTLKDLSEDNLKTWVSKADVVLDGTDNFETRFKINAACVQEKVALVSAAVVRFEGQLSVFKGHESDQPCYQCLYPKEGENNENCSENGILAPVAGVMGTLQALQAIKVVLNLGDQLIGKLMIMDALNLDFRTVKISKDTHCSVCNAL, from the coding sequence ATGAATGACCAGGAGCTGCTTAGGTATTCTCGTCAAATTATGCTGCCACAGGTTGGCATTGAAGGTCAGCAGTGTTTGTTAGATTCTACCATGTTGTTAATCGGCTTAGGTGGGTTGGGCTCGCCAAGCGCTCTTTATTTGGCAGCAGCAGGTGTGGGGCATATCATTATTGCAGATTTTGACAAGGTTGAATTGTCAAATCTTCAGCGCCAAGTTGTTCACCATACTCAAGATATCGACGAATACAAAGTAGACTCCGCACAAAATAAAATGCTGGCCATTAATCCGAATATTAAAGTAACCACACTTAAAGATCTGAGCGAAGACAACCTTAAGACTTGGGTGAGCAAAGCAGATGTCGTCTTAGATGGTACGGATAATTTCGAGACACGTTTTAAGATAAACGCAGCTTGTGTGCAAGAGAAAGTAGCCTTAGTATCTGCTGCTGTTGTTCGCTTTGAAGGTCAGTTGTCAGTATTTAAAGGCCATGAGTCAGACCAGCCGTGTTATCAGTGCTTATATCCTAAGGAGGGTGAGAATAATGAAAATTGCTCAGAAAATGGCATCCTTGCACCAGTTGCAGGTGTTATGGGGACATTGCAAGCACTACAAGCTATTAAGGTTGTTTTAAATCTAGGTGATCAGCTGATTGGAAAGCTGATGATAATGGATGCTCTAAATCTTGATTTTAGAACGGTTAAGATTAGCAAAGATACTC